Proteins co-encoded in one Astyanax mexicanus isolate ESR-SI-001 chromosome 1, AstMex3_surface, whole genome shotgun sequence genomic window:
- the LOC103047774 gene encoding dendritic cell-specific transmembrane protein, with translation MARNPGHFKATLKKTSSRICSIYTTKSKTSRTGKLLLIISCLVTSLILALLLFLALIFPFKCGYTASMAATGAFWLCITIAMCISQRVRCFATLFLMSIGLKQGKSLLIMAGTVAGLFLNIRNILSNLKGLAKSMLCTVEAKLVSINQPPLSNYIKMLKWVGQQLKNYLPSGGWGTYLVNFSTETKVDSQNFTDKMAEAERALNQTAESVLAVIDTVSSAGKTVSPVLGVVLLIILTALYLKSFRSDPEHNNTFITRSFIKYDENQRLQGKPSVFPLNKKESKRYITVPSASFTRKEAIAMLKFSIPIITHSLAWVFFVGVDALLYWIIMTLRKHLEELKPLHVPVGVNLKQDRIILGVVQNEGRINRNFSYDVHIFENKCLPEPELWLYKSLVPLSVIFGLLLLLVLVSSKMDQLRLLVSEQFFSDQAEERIAVLHAKILNRRARRKVQTPQVALKSFTTQLQFWFPIFFRHDQSHLENMT, from the exons ATGGCGAGAAATCCAGGTCACTTTAAGGCAACCCTTAAGAAGACTTCGTCCAGGATTTGCAGCATCTACACCACAAAGAGCAAGACTAGCCGTACAGGGAAGCTTCTTCTGATCATCTCCTGCCTCGTCACCAGCCTCATTCTGGCCTTACTTCTCTTCCTTGCCTTGATCTTCCCCTTCAAATGTGGCTACACGGCGTCCATGGCTGCTACTGGTGCTTTTTGGCTCTGCATAACTATAGCCATGTGCATCTCTCAGAGAGTTCGCTGCTTCGCAACACTCTTCCTGATGTCCATCGGTCTTAAGCAAGGCAAGAGCCTGCTTATCATGGCTGGAACTGTGGCGGGGCTCTTTCTGAACATTAGGAACATCCTAAGCAACCTCAAAGGACTTGCCAAGAGCATGCTCTGCACGGTGGAGGCGAAATTAGTGTCCATCAATCAACCGCCCCTCAGCAATTACATCAAAATGCTCAAATGGGTGGGTCAGCAACTCAAAAACTACCTACCGAGCGGTGGGTGGGGGACTTATCTGGTAAACTTCTCAACTGAGACCAAAGTTGACTCCCAAAACTTCACAGACAAGATGGCGGAGGCTGAAAGAGCTCTGAACCAGACCGCAGAGAGCGTCCTGGCCGTGATCGACACCGTGTCCTCTGCAGGAAAGACAGTGTCTCCGGTCTTAGGCGTCGTCCTGTTGATCATCCTCACGGCCCTGTACCTGAAGAGTTTTCGCTCCGACCCAGAGCACAACAACACCTTCATCACCAGGAGCTTCATAAAGTACGATGAAAACCAGCGTCTGCAGGGCAAGCCCTCAGTCTTCCCCCTCAACAAGAAGGAGTCCAAACGTTACATTACTGTTCCCTCCGCCAGCTTCACCAGAAAGGAAGCGATAGCCATGCTGAAGTTCAGCATCCCCATCATTACCCACAGCCTGGCCTGGGTCTTTTTCGTGGGAGTGGACGCTCTGCTGTACTGGATCATCATGACTCTGAGGAAGCATCTGGAGGAGCTAAAGCCGCTTCATGTGCCCGTGGGGGTGAATCTGAag CAAGACAGGATTATTTTGGGTGTTGTCCAAAATGAAGGCAGAATAAACAGGAACTTCTCTTACGACGTGCACATTTTTGAAAACAAGTGTCTGCCTGAACCAGAACTGTGGCTCTACAAGTCTCTGGTTCCTCTGTCTGTCATTTTtggtctgctgctgcttctggtcCTGGTTTCTTCAAAGATGGATCAGCTGAGGCTCCTGGTGTCGGAGCAGTTCTTCTCAGATCAAGCTGAGGAGCGGATCGCTGTGCTTCATGCCAAGATCCTGAACAGAAGAGCCAGGAGGAAGGTTCAGACTCCACAAGTAGCCCTGAAGAGCTTCACTACACAG CTGCAGTTTTGGTTTCCCATTTTCTTCCGTCATGATCAAAGCCACCTAGAGAACATGACATGA